The Helianthus annuus cultivar XRQ/B chromosome 11, HanXRQr2.0-SUNRISE, whole genome shotgun sequence region ATAGTTTAACAGGTAGATAAAAAggctttatttatttatttttacaaaaaaacatatttttctgGAGTTAATTACACTGGATAAAACTTAAAACAAAAACATATTTTCTGGAGTTAATTACAACCGATAAAACTTAGAGTAAATTACCATTTTAGTTCCTGAGATATTTgtctaaattgtcattttagtccaaatagtttttttttctcctttGGGTACCTGACTTTTCTTTTTTCTTGCGattttgatcacattgtctaACTTAGTCCAAAGaccaggttataatcaggggtattttttGCATTAAATTAtcatgaggtttataaattatgttgtaaactacccatgattatcactacacaacagttatgccaaaaatacccctgctTATAACCAGctttttagactgagttaggcaatgtgatcaaaatggtaagaaaatggaaaagttagggacccagaggagaaaaaaaaactatttggactataATGACAATTTggtccaaacctcagggactaaaatagtaatttactctaaaactTAAAAGTCTAAATCGCGTTTTGAGTAGAACTAGTTTAAATACGCGTGTGTTACACGGATTACTCAAAGTAAATTATATTTTCTTTCATTTACAAATCCCATTCAAGATATTGCAATGTTTCAAAATTTATTTAACTTGCTATCTTGAAATCTTGAACAAACTACACTTTTTATTATACTGGAAAAGGAATTACAAAACCAAGACTCTATCACTGTATATACTTAGAAAATTACTTGCCAGCATATACGAATCCTACAGTAATTATAATTCTAACTAACTAGTAGGTGATAAACTAAATAATTAAAACATAGACCAAATGACTAATTAACTCACCTTCGAAAATAAGACTTCCTCCAAACCACCCCTTGAAGTCACCGTACCACCCTTTTCTCTGTCTAACATTGCATTGGCTTCAACATTAGTAACAAAACTTGAGAATCTATAGTTAAATACAGACATGGCTCTTGGGCCGGCCAAACTGGGCAGGCACACAAGGCCCGAAATTCTTAGGGGCCCGTAATAGTTATAAGTCTATTATGTTATGTGTTTATAATAGGCCCAAGTGCTGAACATTAAGGCCTAATAGTCAAGAAAAAGGCCCAAATTCCAATTGAGTGTTTACCCTATAtgcataattatggggcatgtgtgctcaaaaaaaaaaaaaaaaaaaaaaaaacccgaacTTCCAAAAACCAATTGTGCGTTCACTGTGCTATCAAAAGAAAGAAGACTACGTTTTAGTTTTTTCATCATCATCCGATCATCTAGCAAACGATTTCATCCTTGAGTTATGTAATTTTCAATTGTAAAATCGATtaataaaaatgtaacttttttatttttagatttaTATAATCAGTCAATTACATGAAACCTTTAATATTTGTTGGTTGGATTTATTGATTTAGAACTAGATGAAACTATGATTCTTTGATGTTTGAAATTGAATGATTGAATCTTTGAGACTTTGATGTATAATTGTTTAGTGTTTAGGTTTAGAGTTAGATAAAACTTAATAGTTTtcaactttgatttttttttttttttttttttttggcctaGAAATTATGCCACCCATTCCTAAATACAAATAACTATCTGGTAGTCAAAAACGTAAAAAGAAGAAGCTAGAGGAAGAAAAAGTAAAGGCCGACAAAGGGCGTATACTCAAATTTTTCTCAAAACTACCTCAAAGTTCTAGTTCTAATGTTGATGAAGATAATGTAGATGTTAATGTGGGTGAAGATAATGTGGGTGTTAATGTGGATGAAGCTAATTTGGGTGAAGATGTTACGGGTGAAGATGATGTTAATGTTAATGTAGATGAAGCTAATGTGGGTGAACATGATGCTAATGTTAATCCTAGTGTTGATATTTTTGACCCTAGAAATTGGGATAAGCTTAATCTTAACTTGATTAATGAATTGgttatgaaaaatccaaaaagagatTTGACTATTGATAAGGGTCCCGTGGATAATGTTGGAAGACGATTTTCTAAATTCATGTATAATAGAATTCTATCAAATAGAGAGACGTGTGATAGAGAATGGCTAGTGTATTCGAAAGAGCTTGATAAAGaattttgtttttgttgtaaACTTTTTAGAAAAGGGTATAAGAAAGACGGGTTGGATAATGAAGGCTATTCGGATTGGAAGCATGCTTCTCAAGGTCTTAAAGACCATGAAGTTAGCTTTGAACATCTCAAGCATATGCATCAATGGTTTGAATGCGTCAAAGGTTGGATTGCAATGAAACAATTGACAAAGAAGCATATGAGCAtttcaaaaaagaaaaagattATTGGAAAGAAGTGATTTTTAAGATTATTGTTCTTGTGAAATTTCTTGCTAAACATGGCTTAGCTTTTCGTGGGTCAAATGAGAAGTTGTACAAAAAAAGCAACGGAAACTTTTTAGGATTGGTTAAGATGTTGGAAGAGTTTGATCCGATTATGAAAGAACACTGCGACATATTTTGAATGATGAACTCCATATACATTATCTTGGGCACAATATCCAAAACGAGTTGATACAATTATTAGCTGACCAAGTTAAaatagaaatcatcaaaaggATAAAACAAGCAAAGGATTACTCCATCATACTCGATTGCACACCTGATATAAGTCACCAAGAGCAAATGTCCATAATTGTGAGGTATGTGAATTTTAACTCTAATTCTGTGACAGTTGAGGAatcgtttttaggttttttggttgtTGATGATACCATAGGTAAGGGACTTTTTATGTTACATCTAAGGAATTAGAGTCTCTAGGTCTTGATATTGTGGTTGTCATAGTCTTAATCTTATGTTGTTTGACATGGCAAACACGATTACTAAATCTAGGGTATTTTTTGGAACAATACAACGTATATATACTATCTTTGCCAATTCTATTAATAGGTGGCAAATTTTGAATGACAATGTTAAAGGATTGACTCTTAAATCATTATCTGTCACTCGTTGGGAAAGCCGTGTAAATAGCATTAAGACTATTAGAACTCAActtgtagaagtaagaaaatctTTGAAAGAAGTTAGTGACTCGGATAAAGATCCTAAAATTCAAATCGAAACTAGATCACTTGAAAAGCATGAGGTTGGTGACTATGAATTTTTGGTACAAATCGTCATTTGGTATGAAATATTATCAAATGTGAATGTGGTGAGCAAAAAGTTGCAATCAAAGGATGTGGTTCTTGATGTTGCTATTGATGAAGTGGACAAATTgattaaatacttcaaaaattATAGAGAAGTGGGGTTTTCTAAGGCGATTGACGAAGCTACAGAAATTGCCAATGAATTAGGTATTAATGCGGAATTCCCTGAAAAACAAACAGTTTGATGAGAATTCAAGTGTAGAAGAAGTTATATTTTCACTCGATGATGATTTTAAAGTCAACTACTTTCTATGTATTGTTGATCAAGCTATAAGTTCTCTTGAAACAAGATTTGATCAAtaccaaaaattcaaaaaatatttGTGTTTTTGTTTCCTAAAAAATTGAAGACACTTGATGAACAAGATCTTAAGGCTCGTTGTTATCATCTTTAAGATGCattaaaatataaagaaaatcCGACGTTGATGCTAAAGAACTTTATTTGGAGTTGAAGTTGATTAGGACCTTCTTACCGAGTCACATTGTTTGCCCTATTAATGCTTTAAACGATATCATGCGGCTTGGTCATTGTCCTAATGCTATAAATGCATATCATGTGCTTTTGACACTTCCGGTAACGGTGGCATCGGCAGAGAGAAGCTTTTCTAAATTGAAGTTGTTGAAGTTTTATTTGCGATCGTCAATGTCCCAAGAAAGACTTAATGGATCAGCGATGATGATATCTCTTAAAAACGAAATATTAGAAGGTATGGAATATAAAGACTTGATCGAGAGCTTTGCTTCCAAAAATGCTAGGAGAGCCTCACGATTTGCTTAAGTAAGTTAGTTCGATCATTTAGCTACACTagtattgttttgtttattttataacaatTAATCAATTATCGTTGCATCGTGGTTTTTGGATATATAaaagggttattagattttaataattctaAGTTTTACCTGTTGGCctataataatcccaactttaaaaattcccttcAGCGATCCCAACTTATAAGAATTTGGCCCCCGTTTATCCTTTTataacatataagaatttggcATTCTCAGTAGATTCAAGTGCACCTGCAGCCTCCTTAATTGAATTAAGTGCACCTGCAGTTTGAAAAAGATCGATGGGGGCCAAATTCTTAGAAGTTATGATCGTTGGAGGaaatttttaaagttgagattattatccgctaacaggtgaaacttaggattattaaaattaTTAAAGTCCAATAACCCtatataaaatgataaatttaTATTATTGGAAGGGGCCCAACTTTTTTGTCTCGCACGAGGCCCAAAAGTTTTTTATTATTCTCGGGGACGGTTCTGGTTAAATACTTTTGCGGTTGTACATGTCATCTTCTTTATAACATTTGCTACTTTCACCTTCCATGAACCTGCTGCCAAAGTAAATTTCCAAAAAGCCCATTGTTAATTAAGGGGCCGTTTGGCAACtactgaatggttaagtgttgaacttgtaagaggtctgaaccattaagacaTGTATCAAGTAAATCACAATACGAACATATAAAAATTTACCTTGACTTTTAGGCATAAACATCAGATCCCTGCATTATGTGTTCTATATTGTCTGCACATATGTAACCTGCAGGAACAAATATATAATCACATAAAGCACGAACTCAATTTAGTTACTCAATGGCATAACATGGTTGTTTATTCAGTCAAGTACCAAACAATTACTTATTATATAAGCACAAACAATTGTTTATTTGACCTCATTGTACACTATTGACGAGGTATGGTACTGGACCCGACCCGAGCGGTCGGACTTTCCtgctatttatcacttttatgttaaatattattattattattacgtaCTAACCTGCGAAGCCCAGCGCATTGTAGTTTACATACTACACTAGGCCGTGGGCTTgtagagacaacccctaactgggcctggcccattgaggttagggtttcccatatctcctatataaggagGTCTCCACCTCCTTATTAGGGCATGCAATATGGGGCAAATACtttttgtagctggaaataggGGATTCTTCCTATACCGGCCGTCTCTACATTGCCCACGTGTTTCTCTCCTTGTTTGCAGGTCTAGGATGAATAGGAATAGACGAGGTGTAGCCGTTCATCATCGTAGAAGTTCCGACCCGCTCAGGTTCATgcttcttcattggcgccatccgtgggaccggTAACAATCTCATCTCGTTTTTCCACTCGATATTCAGACTTGTGCTTTGCATACAAGGTATTCTTGATCTTAAACTTTGGATCAGTGTCGATGGAACTCAAAAAGTTACCTTTGGGTAAGCACGACCTGTAGATCCAAAACTCCACATATGCTATACGAAGTCTTTTCATTAAAACCACTCAGAATTTATCACAAATCTTGAGCAAAAATTTTTACATAATCCCAAAATCTTTTGAAGTTTGGGATTGGATATTACATGGGGGGCCCAAACATAAATTTTATTAGATTTATTGTCTTATAAACTTCATACTAACTTCATTGTTTTGGTTAGTATATTATTTTCCATGATGATACGCATGTTTTCGTCGTAGTCATGCAATTAACTCCAAGCGGGCAGACGTCTTTTATCTACCTGCGCCACTTCGGAGTACAGCTTAATCATCCCGCCGTTTATGGCGGATACTTTTATTTATCACGCCGTGTTTGGCAAacacatttattcaacccgttagCTTTGACGGGAGCCTTTTGTCCATATACACAGTCTTCAGCGGAAGTCTTAATTCTACCCGCCAATCCAGCGGGTGTCTTTGTTCACTCACGCGGCGGGCAATGTCGTTGCTCACGCCATCCCCGACGAACACCATTCCCAATCGCCATGTTAGGCCGACGAATCTTTTTACCCAATCGCCACCTAGGCCATTGAACTTCCTTAGGTGGGCAAATTTAGCCATGCCACCACTGTTACTTGCATATTGTTTGCTAGAGCCGCCATCCGCCCATATCGGATACCCGCCGTCAATGGCAGACAACTCGTTCACGCCGTTGCGCACATTGGCCACCCGCCGTCATCAGCGGATATCTCTTCCATGTCGTCGCGCACATCAAATGCTCGCCGTCAAGGGCAGACACCCGTTCGCGCCGTCGCGCATATCGGAACCATCCGTGGGACAGACACGAACCACATCTTGTTATTCTTCTTTATCCAAATTTCTAGGGGATACAAAGCTCAACTGCAAGCGGGTACTGATCGGTTGCTGTGTAGGGTAAATATTTACTTTCTTTCTGTGATACAAGTTTGTCAAAAGGGGGCATGACAAAGACATGTGAAACAAATTTATTGACAAGGgtttttacaaagcaaaacaaattgcAAGATTCTCTTACGTCATTGAAACCCTAGATGCTCATCTAATTAATTATATAGTTAACTATATAGAGCTCATGGGGTGATTAGCAACTAAGAAGAAAGGAAACTTGTTTTAgccttaaaattttaaattgcTAATAGCTGTCATGCATCCTTTGTCAAAAGGTTTACAATCGTAAACAACCTGCTAGGCATGTGCTTGCTTCTTTTAAACATACAAGTCATATACTTCTTGTTTTCCTGATAAGATAGATAGACCATTTTAATAACCGTAAGGGGCCACGACTCACAGGCGCATGGTTAAGGAAGCCTCGTGCTCGTCAGACATACTCCGCCGCCGCGGATAAATTCGGTCGCACGAATATACCAGTCGTCGGACACACTCCGCCGCGCGAGTACTCCGCCTACCTAACATACTTCGTCATCGCGGGTAAACTCAGTCGCGCGAGTACACCGGCTGCCGGACACACTCCGTCGTGCGCGCGAATACACATCGCTTGCCGGACATTCTCTAGACACAACCTGTGGCCACGCGGGTGCGCCCTCGCTTGTTGGGCACACTTCGCCGCCGTGCAAGTATGCTCCGCCGCCACCCGGGTACACGCCGCTTACTGGACACTCTCTGTCGCCGTGCGAGTACACCTCGCCTGTCAGACACGCTCGTCCGTGGGACCGACAACAATCACATCTCGCTTTTTTCACTTCAATCTATAGATCTGGGTTTTTTGAGATCTACAGACGATTCGTTAGATCAAGAACGATCAGTTCTATGCCTTCTGAAGTTCTGATTTGTGTAGGTGGGGTACAAGAATTCCTCATTCACTTGAAAAGGTCACGTACAGGTTGTAAAGCACGGAATTATACCATATGTGAAGCCATGATTTGAACACTAActcttattattaatttatgaacTTCAAGAATCTCACATGGGCCTTGAACCAACTCACGTTGACTACTGCTTTCGAGTTGATTAATTAAAGCTAACATGCCTTAATATGGGTGTCCAACACTAGCTGGCATATAGGCTTACCTTGTGCCATAAGCCGCCTAATAAACACCCAACTTTCATCAAAGTTTAAACTTGGACAATACTTACACCCATAATTGTTTGTAGTCACGGTTCATGATAAACCTAGAAACGTGAGTTTTTTCTTCGTCAAATTTGTAAAACTGCTTATCATTATTCTCGATGATTTAGTTTATCTTATTTAAACGGAGAATGGGCATTACGCTTCCGCGGGAACCAGCATATGTCGGATTTGCTCGAGTCGCGTACGGAAAATTCCCGAGCATGACCTCACTACAAGAAATAaccacttttagcggcgacaccattagcggcgacaggccaaatgtcgccgctattggtcgatccgTGTCCCGGAGTCTGAAACCAAACCCCAGCCGTTGATCCTTATCCTGATCTAACGGTTGGGGATTTAAAGGGCATTAGCGGCGACAAGACAATAGGCATTAGCGGCGACAGCTGTCTCCGCTAAAAGTCAATCCGTGTGAAGCTTGAAAAGAGCTGATCTCTGCCCTTGATGAGAGTATGATCCAACGGTTTGGGCTCCTTCCTGCTTTCTCTTCCTTCAACAAACACACTCACCCACAAACACAATCACCAAACTCCATCATCTTCACAACAACAACCTGCTACCACCACCACCGGATCTCCACCACCGTGAAGCTACCACTGCCACCCTGAAGCTCCACCCACCACCGTTGGACCGCCATCATCAAgctccaccaccaccagtggaccaactgcaccaccaccaccatcaagctCCGTCAACCACCGTTGAACCACCATCATCAagctccaccaccaccattatCAAGCTCCAACACCACCATTATCAagctgcaccaccaccaccgtgaaTCTATCTCAGGCGCCGTTGAACCACCGTTGAACCGCCATCATCAAGCTCAAGTTCCGGCCAGTTTCGTTTTATTATTTAGAAAATGTATAGTTCCGACAACTTCCGGCCAGTTTAATTTTTTCGTTTTATTGTTTAGAAAATGTATAGTTCCGACAACTTTTTGATAGTACCGTTGAATCCATTTTTTGTGATGAGAATTTGAATGAAAAGTTATAGAAAATGTATAGTTCCGACAACTTTTTGATAGTACCGTTGAATCCATTTTTTGTGATGAGAATTTGAATGAAAAGTTATGTAATCTTTAAATTTATTAGTTCCGACAAGTTTTTGATAAACGATTTGTTATGTAATCTCCGGCAATCTATCTCAGGCGATCTTTCCTGTGAATTCTCCGGCAAGAGCATTAGCGGCGACGGTATCAATAGCGGCGACAACCAGGCCAATAGCGACCCATCAATACCGGCGAtcctttagcggcgacatgtcgccgctaaaaggTAACCGCGACGACAAATATGGGCAATAGCGGCGACagctgtcgccgctaaaggtggcAGTTTCTTGTAGTGCCTCTCTTTCCGACATCTTGGGCGGGCAACCTTCTTGGTCGCGCCGTCTCCGGCAGACAATAGCTTTGATCACGCCATCTCAGGTGGATGGTTATCTTGGTCACGCCACCCCCGGCAGCGGATAAAGTCACTCCACCCATCTCCGGCGGATTATCATCATATTCCCGCTACCTATTACCCGACTCCTCCAACTCCGGCGGGTTACAATTACGTCCGCCCGCGGCCTATCTCCGACGGACTACCATACTATTCCGTCATCCATAGCGGACCACCGTCACAAAGTTTGCCctctgatgtgcgttaggtgtaatattattttgatgagtatttaagccctttttacacttttagccaagttttaaatttataaaacacgatattcactaacactaaacacacatatgggcaagtgcacccatcgtggacgtagtatagtgttggtaagataccgaggtcgtccaaggacacaagagcttttagtaccggtttatcctcaacgtctaatcaaatcaaaaaggttagaaaaatattttaaactaagaaaaataaaaactaactaaatgctgaaaataaaaacaaaataaaaacagatagacaagatgaatcacttggatccgacacgtgtattagtataacctttgattattttcgcacttttgcacttgtttaagagattatcttagttattgtagtaggcccctcttttgaaggcgacgttaccctcaacccagtagtttgagtcagcaaggatacaatcctaaagggtcggattattgaaagataatgaattaagttattaatgcaaattatggtaggccccgcttctcgcggtgacgttaccctcggctaagtagtctgagtcagcagggatacagtcctaaatagccgggttatagtattaatagtagttaacttatgagggggtcaaagagtttgggtccccgccatccaatacctatgggcattgaaggagatcctactaaatttgacccaggtcccaagcaggacctctaaacgctgaacaagggcaagacctttaccaaaccgttcccttaacccccgaccaggtagccaacatacctccatatagaccgtggagatatgaatggtgaaaatcttttattttatatagacagtaaaataacgccaagacaccacggacaaacgataaggaaagatcaccttcaacataagtaactagttattaaagtcattaatacaaaaccaaataaaaagtgcaaaagattaaaaataaaaagtattatactaaacacttgtcttcaccaagtgatgtaagagacttaggcaaacatggccttgattgtcaagaactcttacgatcaatcttggatcccgagacgactcacacactctacgatggacaatggatgatggtggtggatgatggtgttatggtggtggtgggtggtggatgaggtgtgagagaggtggtgtgccaagggatgagagagaatgaagccaagctcctctatttataggctgaacagaaggctggacacggccccgtgtccgctggacacggccccgtgcccgcctgacactctctctcctcattaattgtaattgcgaattacaattaatgcgcctgctgtactttcaccacgcccccgtgctcgctggacacggccccgtggtgggcaatggaagcttctactggtttgtcttttctactgcttcctgggcacgcccccgtgttcgctggacacggggcgtgttcagactctgtttcttcctttttgctttgggaggtgccgttgaaggtccgggcagtctacttttgttccttttcttgtatttatggtagaattagtggtctttttgcttcttttgtgattttgagctcatttcatcctgaaaatacaaaaggaagacaaaaacactctttttccaacattagtacttaaaaagggttagttttatgccttaattgatgtgttttatatgttgcattttacacacatcaaatacccccacacttgaacttttgcttgtcctcaagcaaaactctttaaatgtggcttacactcccaaatggaataggtagaagagaagttttttttagcttgtcctagagtgtcgggaatccaaggtttttttataggctttatttttatttatttacaatcctattcgttatgatttattttgaacttttcataagataaattacttatttgggcatagcatgccttattaaaattccatttatatacaagttcacatacctcacgggagatcactcaacactcggccgaaggtgtatattttagtgaatcactcgagagcggcacggaacttacgtctttccataggcttgccaagcaatcaatcctcctcctttttaactttttacctttgtaaatatcaagaggactttttttttttttgggtgaaggcttgggtttaaaggtggatggttggttagtggttagtaaaaagggcgaaaatcgtagcaagtgtcggttttcataaaataccttgtttttagtgacctattatttttgaagtatttctccaaacaagcttttatagcttttgtttgtttttgacttcatcatcatttattattattattattattattttttttttgatagtcacataaaaaggtgagtttacgaaaaaacgaacttgttactaaaaaaaataaataaaaaggtttttggtgggtagaaagggtttttggggtaatgaaatgaaaggtttaggctcaaaggggttttctagggggattttaggtaggtaaaaaaaaaattgaaaaataatggttttgaaaaaaatagttagtcctaatgcctccatcatttacttacttgggtttaagttggtaaggatcgggaatgtatcgtcgtggcaagttctagatttgtaaggaccgagcggctattcacacaagaaacgaaaaatgagcatttaatctaaatatgtgtatttttatgctcaataaaggctcaaaactcacttttgtgggaatgggtttttaatgtgaccaagcatatataatcgaattttaaactaggcttgttatgccgtttcataattttcttatgttggttccttttttatcacgacgctatcggttgtaaacttgtaaaaatataaccttttttagaacttgttcttcccaacttaaactaagacaagtaaataaaaaaatgaaaaagtttttgaaaaaatttggggtgtttagcggttccaatagagttttgtgtaaggcttgtgtttaggattttgcaaaatttcaaggttttagcatccccctcacacttaaattacacattgtcctcaatgtgtccaaaaataatatttttggttgattagaatgcataaaagtatgttaaaaagcaaagatttttgttactggcatcctggacacggccccgtgttcaccgggcacggccccgtggtcaagtgccagtaacaaaaattacagaattgaaacagaagcctggacacgggggcgtgtccgctgaacacggcccgtgtccagttacctgaactgggtgatttttctgcaggggctcagcacggggccgtgttggttgggcacgacccgtgttgagccttctgtaatggagatttttgtcgggttgctctgttcttcgtgcatggttccatttttttctcgttccctttttcatccattaccaccatgagtgtgttttattctgcaaaaattaaaagattaaactaaactaaNNNNNNNNNNNNNNNNNNNNNNNNNNNNNNNNNNNNNNNNNNNNNNNNNNNNNNNNNNNNNNNNNNNNNNNNNNNNNNNNNNNNNNNNNNNNNNNNNNNNNNNNNNNNNNNNNNNNNNNNNNNNNNNNNNNNNNNNNNNNNNNNNNNNNNNNNNNNNNNNNNNNNNNNNNNNNNNNNNNNNNNNNNNNNNNNNNNNNNNNNNNNNNNNNNNNNNNNNNNNNNNNNNNNNNNNNNNNNNNNNNNNNNNNNNNNNNNNNNNNNNNNNNNNNNNNNNNNNNNNNNNNNNNNNNNNNNNNNNNNNNNNNNNNNNNNNNNNNNNNNNNNNNNNNNNNNNNNNNNNNNNNNNNNNNNNNNNNNNNNNNNNNNNNNNNNNNNNNNNNNNNNNNNNNNNNNNNNNNNNNNNNNNNNNNNNNNNNNNNNNNNNNNNNNNNNNNNNNNNNNNNNNNNNNNNNNNNNNNNNNNNNNNNNNNNNNNNNNNNN contains the following coding sequences:
- the LOC110887767 gene encoding zinc finger MYM-type protein 5-like — encoded protein: MALGPAKLGRHTRPEILRGPQKRKKKKLEEEKVKADKGRILKFFSKLPQSSSSNVDEDNVDVNVGEDNVGVNVDEANLGEDVTGEDDVNVNVDEANVGEHDANVNPSVDIFDPRNWDKLNLNLINELVMKNPKRDLTIDKGPVDNVGRRFSKFMYNRILSNRETCDREWLVYSKELDKEFCFCCKLFRKGYKKDGLDNEGYSDWKHASQGLKDHEVSFEHLKHMHQWFECVKGWIAMKQLTKKHMSISKKKKIIGKKWQILNDNVKGLTLKSLSVTRWESRVNSIKTIRTQLVEVRKSLKEVSDSDKDPKIQIETRSLEKHEVGDYEFLVQIVIWYEILSNVNVVSKKLQSKDVVLDVAIDEVDKLIKYFKNYREVGFSKAIDEATEIANELGINAEFPEKQTV